The Methylomicrobium agile genome has a segment encoding these proteins:
- a CDS encoding COX15/CtaA family protein, whose product MNDQTILNFRRLGLLTILAVYLVILAGGIVRASGAGMGCPDWPTCFGQWIPPTDESQLPSNYHEIYAQRGYENTQFNPVKTWTEYSNRLVGATTGILVLLTAWASRIFRKRDKTIFYLSLTNLFLIGFQGWLGSSVVASNLKPYMITLHMLMALLIVALVIYTIARSQRETFATIDSSALPPRFKTVLAAAIGMTLLQVAMGTQVRETVDYLAHAHNAIDRQFWREGFPIIFYVHRSFSSIILLTNLWLFWKLRRTLPRQSLPVRTGYALIGLIVTAILAGVSLDRLGMPPVAQPIHLLMANLIFGVQFFLFITLRYSAGVGKQARAGEILQNN is encoded by the coding sequence ATGAACGATCAAACCATTCTGAACTTCCGCCGCCTGGGCCTGTTGACCATTCTCGCGGTATATCTGGTGATTCTGGCCGGCGGCATCGTCCGGGCCTCCGGAGCGGGCATGGGCTGTCCGGACTGGCCGACCTGTTTCGGCCAATGGATCCCGCCGACCGACGAGTCGCAGTTGCCGTCCAACTACCATGAGATTTATGCGCAGCGCGGCTACGAAAACACCCAGTTCAACCCGGTCAAGACCTGGACCGAATACTCGAACCGGCTGGTCGGCGCGACCACCGGCATTCTGGTGCTGCTGACCGCGTGGGCGTCGCGCATTTTCCGGAAGCGCGACAAGACGATTTTCTATCTATCGCTGACTAACCTGTTTCTGATCGGTTTTCAGGGCTGGCTCGGCTCGTCGGTTGTCGCGAGCAACCTGAAACCGTACATGATCACGCTGCACATGCTGATGGCGCTGTTGATCGTGGCGCTGGTGATCTACACGATCGCCCGTTCGCAGAGGGAGACGTTCGCGACTATCGACAGCAGCGCGTTGCCGCCCCGTTTCAAGACGGTGCTGGCAGCCGCGATCGGGATGACCCTGCTGCAGGTCGCGATGGGCACGCAGGTGCGCGAGACGGTCGATTACCTCGCGCACGCGCACAACGCCATCGACCGGCAGTTCTGGCGCGAGGGTTTTCCGATCATTTTTTACGTGCACCGGTCGTTCTCGTCGATCATCCTGCTCACCAACCTCTGGCTATTCTGGAAGCTGCGCCGGACGCTGCCCCGGCAAAGCCTGCCGGTGCGTACCGGTTACGCGCTGATCGGACTGATCGTGACCGCGATTCTCGCCGGCGTTTCGCTAGACCGTCTCGGCATGCCGCCGGTCGCGCAGCCAATTCATCTGCTGATGGCGAATCTGATTTTCGGCGTGCAGTTTTTCCTGTTTATCACGCTGCGTTATTCGGCGGGCGTTGGTAAACAAGCACGCGCCGGAGAGATATTGCAAAATAATTAA
- a CDS encoding ferritin-like domain-containing protein, with translation MNSIFDFAEACLYRSDIDEKLELTHRAMQLLRENRLQLTSSGQVLPIEGVRFPERPVLLPPREMPSRKLNTPGGAAAFFHAIAHVEFVAIYLAWDLLYRFRGLPEQFYRDWLRVADEEAQHFALIREHLRAMGVDYGDLPAHGGLWEHATDTAGLLPARLALVPRCMEARGLDVTPALIEKFRQAGDQQSVAILTRILTDEIGHVELGSYWFKFVCREEGGDPEAEYRRLIGEYYKGGRPKGPFNRPLRHKAGFSDAELDWLDTGG, from the coding sequence ATGAACTCGATTTTCGATTTTGCCGAAGCCTGCCTTTACCGGAGCGACATCGACGAAAAACTGGAACTGACGCATCGGGCAATGCAACTGCTGCGGGAAAACCGTTTGCAGTTGACTTCCTCCGGGCAGGTGTTGCCGATCGAGGGCGTCCGGTTTCCGGAGCGGCCGGTGCTGCTGCCGCCGCGCGAAATGCCGAGCCGGAAGCTGAACACGCCCGGAGGGGCCGCGGCGTTTTTCCATGCGATCGCGCACGTCGAGTTTGTCGCGATTTACCTGGCCTGGGACTTGCTGTACCGCTTTCGCGGCCTGCCTGAACAGTTTTATCGCGATTGGCTGCGCGTGGCCGACGAGGAAGCCCAGCATTTCGCACTGATTCGCGAGCATCTGAGGGCGATGGGCGTCGATTACGGCGATCTGCCCGCGCACGGCGGCCTCTGGGAACATGCGACCGATACGGCGGGGCTCTTGCCGGCACGCCTGGCACTGGTGCCGCGCTGCATGGAAGCGCGGGGACTGGATGTTACCCCGGCGCTGATCGAGAAGTTCCGGCAGGCCGGCGATCAACAAAGCGTCGCGATCCTGACCCGGATTTTGACCGACGAGATCGGTCATGTCGAACTCGGGTCTTACTGGTTCAAGTTTGTCTGCCGGGAAGAAGGGGGCGATCCCGAAGCCGAGTACCGCCGCCTCATCGGCGAGTATTACAAAGGCGGCCGGCCGAAAGGACCTTTCAACCGACCGCTGCGCCACAAAGCCGGTTTTTCGGATGCCGAACTGGACTGGCTGGATACCGGCGGTTAA
- a CDS encoding rhomboid family intramembrane serine protease, with the protein MFPIRDENPTIRTPVATLGLIGLNLLIWIFVQGAGSEEPLVKSLCLYSLIPGELLNSVPVGTRLQLTDDLVCVLDGKESLSTLITHAFLHGSWFHIISNLWFLWIFGDNVEDAMGPFHFIFFYGLCILAAAAAQIAADPSAVTPMVGASGAIGGVMGAYARLYPRAYVHTVIPLGFFITTAAIPAVYMLGYWFFIQLISAVPAVGGPAQIAFWAHAGGFVAGLLLIRPISRQDYIDEHNRLTPNQSAKYRL; encoded by the coding sequence ATGTTTCCGATCCGCGATGAAAATCCCACGATCCGTACCCCTGTCGCCACGCTCGGACTGATCGGATTGAATCTTCTGATCTGGATTTTTGTGCAGGGCGCGGGCAGCGAAGAGCCGCTGGTCAAATCGCTGTGCCTGTACAGCCTGATTCCGGGCGAGTTGTTGAATTCCGTACCGGTCGGCACGCGCCTGCAGTTGACGGACGACCTAGTCTGCGTGCTCGACGGCAAGGAAAGCCTTTCCACGCTGATTACGCATGCGTTCCTGCACGGCAGCTGGTTCCATATCATCAGCAACCTGTGGTTTTTGTGGATTTTCGGGGACAACGTCGAGGATGCGATGGGGCCCTTCCATTTTATCTTTTTTTACGGGTTATGTATCCTGGCGGCCGCAGCGGCCCAAATCGCGGCCGATCCCAGCGCGGTTACGCCGATGGTGGGCGCTTCCGGGGCGATCGGGGGCGTCATGGGCGCCTATGCCAGGCTTTACCCGAGGGCCTATGTGCACACGGTGATTCCATTGGGATTCTTTATCACGACCGCTGCGATTCCGGCCGTTTACATGCTCGGCTACTGGTTTTTCATCCAACTGATCAGCGCGGTCCCGGCGGTCGGCGGCCCTGCGCAAATCGCCTTCTGGGCGCATGCGGGGGGATTTGTCGCCGGTCTGCTGCTGATCAGGCCGATCAGCCGGCAGGATTATATCGACGAGCACAACCGGTTGACGCCGAATCAGAGCGCGAAGTATCGGCTTTGA
- a CDS encoding enoyl-ACP reductase FabI gives MGFMQGKRVLIVGLASNRSIAWGIAKAMHREGAELAFTFQNDKLQGRVEEMAAECGSNITVECDVSNDDHIENVFKVLGQHWDGLDGIVHSVAFAPRDALEGDYVNATTRDNFRIAHDISSYSFTALAKAGRSMMAGRNGSLLTLTYLGAERAIPNYNVMGVAKASLEANVRYMAVALGAEGTRVNAISAGPIRTLAASGINNFKAMLSKAADTAPLKRNVTIEEVGNVAAFLCSDLASGVTGEVTYVDCGYNIAGLAAS, from the coding sequence ATGGGATTCATGCAGGGCAAACGTGTCTTGATTGTCGGTCTGGCCAGCAATCGTTCGATTGCCTGGGGAATCGCGAAGGCGATGCACCGGGAAGGCGCCGAACTGGCGTTTACCTTTCAAAACGACAAGCTGCAGGGCCGGGTCGAGGAAATGGCTGCCGAATGCGGTTCCAACATCACCGTCGAATGCGACGTCAGCAACGACGACCACATCGAGAATGTCTTCAAAGTCCTGGGCCAGCACTGGGACGGGCTCGACGGCATCGTGCATTCGGTCGCGTTCGCGCCGCGCGATGCGCTGGAAGGCGATTACGTGAACGCGACGACCCGTGACAATTTCCGGATTGCGCATGACATCAGTTCGTACAGTTTCACCGCGCTGGCCAAGGCCGGCCGGAGCATGATGGCGGGCCGCAACGGCTCGCTTTTAACCCTGACCTACCTCGGCGCCGAACGCGCAATTCCGAACTACAACGTGATGGGCGTCGCGAAAGCCAGCCTGGAAGCGAACGTGCGCTACATGGCGGTCGCGCTGGGCGCCGAAGGCACCCGCGTGAACGCGATCTCGGCCGGCCCGATCCGCACCCTGGCCGCTTCCGGCATCAACAACTTCAAGGCGATGCTGAGCAAAGCCGCCGACACCGCGCCGCTGAAGCGCAACGTCACCATCGAGGAAGTCGGCAATGTGGCAGCCTTCCTGTGCTCGGACCTCGCCTCCGGCGTCACCGGCGAAGTGACTTACGTCGACTGCGGCTATAACATCGCGGGATTGGCCGCGTCTTAA
- the acs gene encoding acetate--CoA ligase, which yields MSDAHVYPVKPETAAQAYIDRTTYHALYQRALAEPDAFWAEQAERFLDWEQRWHTVSNYDFKSAHIRWFDGGKLNVSVNCLDRHLDKRGDQIAIIWEGDNPAHDKKITYRELYEEVCRFANVLKTQGVEKGDRVCIYLPMIAEAAAVMLACARIGAVHSVVFGGFSAEALKDRVLDCGGKFVVCADEGYRGGKVVPLKANVDEAAKHCPMLEKIIVIQNTGGKIGWQEGRDLWYHETMAAASADCPPEPMDAEDPLFILYTSGSTGKPKGMLHTTGGYLLYAAITHKYVFDYHDGDVYWCTADIGWVTGHSYVVYGPLCNGATTLMFEGVPTYPGPDRFWQVVDKHKVNIFYTAPTAIRALMAQGDRYVNQTSRQSLRILGSVGEPINPEAWEWYYHVVGGGTRPILDTWWQTETGGIMITPLPGATDLKPGSATLPFFGIKPEILDTNGRILEGAAEGSLVIARSWPGQARTIYGDHKLYIDTYFSKAPGFYYSGDGAKRDADGYYWITGRIDDVLNVSGHRLGTAEIESALVLHESVAEAAVVGYPHNIKGQGIYAYVTLNAGVEPTEQLRKELDELVRKEIGPIAHPDIIQWAPSLPKTRSGKIMRRILRKVAAGELDNLGDTSTLADPSVVQNIIEHRVVKGD from the coding sequence ATGTCAGACGCCCACGTCTATCCGGTAAAACCTGAAACCGCCGCCCAAGCATATATCGATCGCACAACCTATCATGCCCTTTATCAACGGGCGCTCGCCGAACCCGACGCCTTCTGGGCCGAACAGGCGGAGCGGTTTCTGGACTGGGAACAACGCTGGCATACCGTCTCGAATTACGATTTCAAATCGGCGCATATCCGCTGGTTCGACGGCGGCAAGCTGAACGTCAGCGTAAACTGCCTGGACCGCCATCTGGACAAGCGCGGCGATCAGATCGCGATCATCTGGGAAGGCGACAATCCGGCGCACGATAAGAAGATCACCTACCGCGAACTGTACGAAGAAGTCTGCCGCTTCGCGAACGTACTGAAAACCCAGGGCGTCGAGAAAGGCGACCGGGTCTGCATCTATTTGCCGATGATCGCCGAGGCCGCGGCGGTGATGCTCGCCTGCGCGCGGATCGGCGCGGTGCATTCGGTCGTATTCGGCGGCTTTTCGGCCGAGGCGCTGAAAGACCGGGTTCTGGACTGCGGCGGCAAATTCGTGGTCTGCGCGGACGAAGGCTACCGGGGCGGCAAGGTCGTGCCGCTGAAGGCGAACGTGGACGAAGCCGCCAAGCATTGCCCGATGCTGGAAAAAATCATCGTGATCCAAAATACCGGCGGCAAAATCGGCTGGCAGGAAGGCCGCGACCTCTGGTATCACGAAACGATGGCCGCCGCCTCCGCCGATTGCCCGCCGGAGCCGATGGATGCCGAAGATCCTCTATTCATTCTTTATACCTCCGGCTCGACCGGCAAACCGAAAGGAATGCTGCATACGACCGGCGGTTACCTGCTCTATGCGGCGATCACGCACAAGTATGTGTTCGATTACCACGACGGCGACGTTTACTGGTGCACCGCGGACATCGGTTGGGTGACCGGCCATTCGTACGTAGTCTACGGCCCGCTCTGCAACGGCGCGACAACGCTGATGTTCGAAGGCGTGCCGACTTATCCGGGACCGGACCGCTTCTGGCAGGTGGTCGACAAGCACAAGGTCAATATTTTTTATACCGCGCCGACCGCGATCCGCGCATTGATGGCGCAAGGCGACCGTTACGTCAACCAAACCTCCCGGCAGAGCCTCCGAATCCTCGGCAGCGTCGGCGAGCCGATCAATCCGGAGGCCTGGGAATGGTATTACCATGTGGTCGGCGGCGGCACGCGCCCGATCCTGGATACCTGGTGGCAAACCGAGACCGGCGGGATCATGATCACCCCGCTGCCGGGCGCGACCGACCTGAAACCCGGCTCGGCCACCCTGCCGTTTTTCGGGATCAAACCGGAAATTCTGGATACGAACGGCCGAATCCTCGAAGGCGCCGCCGAAGGCAGCCTGGTCATCGCCCGATCCTGGCCCGGACAGGCGCGCACGATCTACGGCGACCATAAGCTCTACATCGACACTTATTTCAGCAAGGCTCCCGGTTTTTATTATAGCGGCGACGGCGCCAAACGCGATGCCGACGGCTATTACTGGATCACCGGCCGAATCGACGACGTGCTGAACGTGTCGGGCCACCGTTTGGGCACGGCCGAGATCGAAAGCGCACTGGTGCTGCACGAGTCGGTCGCGGAAGCGGCGGTGGTCGGCTACCCGCACAACATCAAAGGCCAGGGCATCTATGCGTATGTAACGTTGAACGCGGGCGTCGAGCCGACCGAACAACTGCGCAAGGAACTGGACGAACTGGTCCGGAAGGAAATCGGCCCGATCGCGCACCCGGACATCATCCAGTGGGCGCCCTCGCTCCCGAAAACGCGCTCGGGCAAGATCATGCGCCGGATTCTGCGCAAGGTCGCGGCGGGCGAACTGGACAATCTCGGCGACACCTCGACGCTGGCCGATCCTTCGGTGGTGCAGAACATCATCGAGCACCGGGTCGTGAAGGGCGATTAG
- a CDS encoding YgfZ/GcvT domain-containing protein has protein sequence MNPQWKTFLLSEQAVIDDADRVVFKESKTGQPRIYPVSHLGILSASGKDAAKLLQGQATCNVFEVTEHQARIGAFCNPKGRAIATFLLAKHADDYLLVLPLAQLEAVGKHLQKYALRADVKLADRSGDFCLLGLSRNEPGAGQLFAARADDGIVRIELAPARTLVIAEPERAIEFWADHRDQHGFAPGNSEDWRLLDLLGGIPWLSPATAEEHVPQMLNLDKLDGISFTKGCYTGQEIVARTHYLGKSKRALFLAECELDQAPEPNAAIVDRDGGEQSRGQVLTALGHNGICHLLAVLLVNESGDYDLVLKDRPDISLRLLPLPNA, from the coding sequence ATGAATCCGCAATGGAAAACCTTTCTGCTCTCCGAGCAGGCTGTGATCGACGATGCTGATCGTGTCGTTTTTAAAGAATCAAAAACCGGCCAGCCTCGGATTTATCCAGTATCCCATCTGGGCATTCTGTCCGCCTCCGGCAAGGACGCGGCCAAATTGCTGCAAGGCCAGGCTACCTGCAACGTGTTCGAAGTGACCGAACATCAGGCCCGGATCGGCGCGTTCTGCAATCCGAAAGGGCGGGCGATCGCGACATTTCTGCTTGCGAAACACGCGGACGATTACCTGCTCGTGCTACCGCTGGCACAGCTCGAAGCGGTCGGGAAACACCTGCAGAAATACGCGCTGCGCGCGGACGTGAAACTGGCCGACCGTTCCGGCGACTTCTGCCTGTTGGGGTTGAGCCGGAACGAGCCAGGTGCCGGGCAGTTGTTTGCCGCTCGCGCTGACGATGGCATAGTCCGGATTGAACTGGCTCCGGCTCGCACGCTGGTGATTGCCGAGCCGGAGCGGGCGATCGAGTTCTGGGCCGACCATCGGGATCAGCATGGCTTTGCGCCCGGCAATTCGGAAGACTGGCGCCTGCTCGACCTACTCGGCGGCATTCCCTGGCTCTCGCCGGCGACTGCCGAGGAACACGTTCCGCAAATGCTGAATCTGGACAAACTGGACGGGATCAGCTTTACCAAAGGCTGTTACACCGGCCAGGAAATCGTCGCGCGAACCCATTATCTCGGCAAGTCCAAACGCGCGCTGTTTCTGGCCGAATGCGAGCTCGACCAAGCGCCGGAGCCGAATGCGGCGATCGTCGACCGGGACGGCGGCGAGCAAAGCCGCGGCCAGGTGTTGACCGCGCTCGGTCATAACGGAATTTGCCATCTACTCGCGGTACTGCTGGTCAACGAAAGCGGCGACTACGATCTGGTACTGAAAGACCGTCCCGACATTTCCCTCCGTTTGTTACCTTTACCCAACGCATGA
- a CDS encoding response regulator transcription factor: MTSGNLPNNGTVMIVDDTPGNLALLSDTLSEANYRVLVATDGYSALEQMQYLLPDIILLDVMMPGIDGFETCRQIKSNPETADIPILFMTGLGELDSLLRGFGEGALDYIVKPIRPPEVLARIEVHLAQARTIQRARHALQHGRFSALTADGAGMIRWLTPSARDWLNEIRPPERPPLTALSAISSRIPSPLYEWFIHILTGPQRQMPENAAPYQSDLGHSARMALCHQPDEYLLLLQKASPAWDLESLRTSMKLTAREAEILMWISRGKTNKEVGLILDSSPRTVNKHLEHIFEKLGVATRAAAVAMVLKGQ; encoded by the coding sequence ATGACGAGCGGCAATTTACCGAATAACGGCACTGTGATGATCGTGGACGATACGCCCGGCAACCTGGCGCTGCTTTCCGATACGCTGTCGGAAGCCAACTACCGGGTGCTGGTCGCGACCGACGGCTATTCCGCCCTGGAACAAATGCAGTATCTGCTGCCGGACATTATTCTGCTGGATGTCATGATGCCAGGCATCGACGGCTTCGAGACCTGCCGGCAAATCAAATCGAATCCCGAAACCGCCGACATTCCGATCTTATTCATGACCGGCCTCGGTGAACTGGACTCCTTGTTGCGCGGCTTCGGCGAAGGCGCGCTGGACTATATCGTCAAACCGATCCGTCCGCCGGAAGTTTTGGCCAGAATCGAAGTGCATCTCGCGCAAGCCCGCACTATTCAGCGCGCCCGGCACGCCCTGCAGCACGGCCGTTTTTCCGCGCTGACCGCCGACGGCGCCGGTATGATCCGCTGGCTGACGCCCTCCGCCCGGGACTGGCTGAACGAGATCCGGCCGCCGGAGCGTCCTCCCCTGACCGCCCTTTCCGCTATCAGCTCGCGTATTCCGTCCCCGCTTTACGAATGGTTCATTCATATCCTGACCGGACCCCAGCGGCAAATGCCGGAGAACGCGGCGCCGTATCAATCGGACCTGGGCCATTCCGCCCGCATGGCGCTTTGCCATCAGCCGGACGAGTATTTATTACTGCTGCAGAAGGCGTCCCCGGCCTGGGATCTGGAATCGTTGCGCACGAGCATGAAACTGACGGCCCGCGAAGCCGAAATCCTGATGTGGATATCGCGCGGCAAAACCAACAAGGAAGTCGGCCTGATTCTTGACAGCAGCCCCAGAACGGTCAACAAGCATCTGGAGCATATTTTCGAAAAACTCGGCGTCGCCACGCGCGCGGCGGCGGTGGCGATGGTGTTGAAAGGCCAGTAG
- a CDS encoding ABC transporter substrate-binding protein — protein MSSLLSSKFRPAGVSAFVLFCLAVSLIPAGCTGTLWNDPYPPEDDGQAVLYQSFAERPKHLDPAVAYSENEYAFIAQIYEPPLQYHYLKRPYQLVPLTVTRLPEITYYGRQGQKLAPDADPQDIAYSDYLLEIKPGIRFQPHPAFAQDQGGQYRYHHLKPEEIESLSTLNDFAETGTRELTAEDYVYQIKRLAYPKTQSPIAEIMKGYIVGFDEFAGQSADKPMPALRTLPMSGVEVLDRYRYKIRIKGKYPQFSYWLAMPFFAPMPWEADAFYGQPGLDDKNVTLDWYPVGSGPYYLTENNPNRRMLLLRNPNFHTETYPAEGEPGDAEQGLLEDAGKPLPFIDKVVFTLEKETIPSWSKFLQGYYDASGIASDSFDQAVQFTGGGIALTDSLKEKGIRLQTSVETSIFYMGFNMLDPTVGGDGEKSRKLRQAIAIAVDYEEFIAIFRNERGVPAQGAIPPGIFGNEAGEAGLNRYVYDWMNGKPQRKPIEAARKLIAEAGYPNGIDPKTKAPLILYFDTTATSVDDKPLMNWYRKQFQKLGIQLVIRATDYNRFQQKMSSGNAQIFTWGWNADYPDPENFFSLLYGPNGKVKQSGENAGNYRNPEFDRLFERMRNMENDPPRLEIIRQMQEIIRRDAPWVFGFHPKTFSLYHGWVSNLKPNLMANNRTKYIRVDPVRRAELRKDWNRPVLWPLAIGGAALILLLMPAVSAYRRRTHRPVSEISKIQTEAIR, from the coding sequence ATGTCCAGTCTTTTGTCATCCAAATTTCGGCCTGCCGGCGTTTCGGCTTTCGTGTTGTTTTGCCTGGCGGTTTCGCTGATTCCGGCCGGCTGCACCGGTACGCTCTGGAACGATCCTTACCCGCCCGAGGACGACGGGCAGGCGGTCCTGTATCAATCGTTCGCGGAACGGCCGAAGCATCTGGATCCGGCGGTCGCCTACAGCGAGAACGAATATGCGTTCATCGCGCAGATTTACGAACCGCCGCTGCAATACCATTACCTGAAGCGGCCTTATCAACTGGTGCCGCTGACGGTTACGCGCCTGCCCGAGATTACCTATTACGGTCGGCAGGGGCAAAAGCTGGCCCCGGATGCGGACCCGCAAGACATCGCCTACAGCGACTATCTGCTCGAAATCAAGCCCGGCATTCGCTTCCAGCCGCACCCGGCTTTCGCGCAGGATCAAGGCGGGCAATATCGCTATCATCATCTCAAGCCTGAAGAAATCGAATCGTTATCGACCCTGAACGATTTTGCCGAAACCGGCACGCGCGAATTGACCGCTGAGGATTATGTCTACCAGATCAAGCGGTTGGCCTATCCCAAAACGCAGTCGCCGATCGCGGAAATCATGAAGGGCTATATCGTCGGTTTCGACGAGTTCGCCGGACAAAGCGCGGACAAGCCCATGCCGGCGCTCCGGACGCTGCCGATGAGCGGCGTCGAAGTGCTGGACCGTTACCGTTACAAGATCCGGATCAAGGGCAAATACCCCCAGTTCAGCTACTGGCTGGCCATGCCGTTTTTCGCGCCGATGCCCTGGGAGGCCGATGCGTTCTACGGCCAGCCGGGGCTCGATGACAAGAACGTCACGCTGGACTGGTATCCGGTCGGCAGCGGGCCTTATTATCTGACCGAGAACAATCCGAACCGACGGATGCTGCTGCTCAGAAATCCGAACTTTCATACCGAAACCTATCCGGCCGAAGGCGAGCCGGGCGATGCGGAGCAAGGGCTGCTGGAGGATGCCGGCAAGCCGCTGCCGTTCATCGACAAAGTGGTCTTCACGCTCGAAAAGGAAACGATTCCAAGCTGGAGCAAGTTTCTGCAGGGCTATTACGACGCCTCGGGCATCGCTTCCGACAGTTTCGACCAGGCGGTCCAGTTTACCGGCGGCGGGATCGCGCTGACCGACAGTCTGAAGGAGAAGGGCATCCGCCTGCAGACTTCGGTCGAAACCTCGATCTTCTACATGGGCTTCAACATGCTCGATCCGACGGTCGGCGGCGACGGCGAGAAAAGCCGGAAACTGCGCCAAGCAATCGCGATTGCGGTCGATTACGAGGAGTTTATCGCGATCTTCCGGAACGAGCGCGGCGTGCCTGCCCAGGGCGCGATTCCGCCCGGCATTTTCGGCAACGAAGCAGGGGAGGCCGGGCTCAACCGGTACGTCTACGACTGGATGAACGGCAAACCGCAGCGCAAGCCCATCGAAGCAGCCCGTAAGCTGATCGCGGAAGCCGGCTATCCGAACGGGATCGATCCGAAGACCAAAGCCCCGCTGATCCTGTATTTCGACACCACCGCGACCAGTGTCGATGACAAGCCGCTGATGAACTGGTACCGCAAGCAGTTCCAGAAGCTCGGCATCCAGTTGGTGATCCGCGCGACCGATTACAACCGCTTTCAGCAGAAGATGAGTTCCGGCAATGCGCAGATTTTTACCTGGGGCTGGAACGCCGATTACCCGGACCCGGAGAATTTCTTTTCGCTGCTGTACGGGCCGAACGGCAAGGTCAAGCAAAGCGGCGAGAATGCGGGCAACTACCGGAATCCCGAATTCGACCGCCTGTTCGAACGGATGCGCAACATGGAAAACGACCCGCCGCGCCTCGAAATCATCCGGCAGATGCAGGAGATCATCCGCCGCGATGCGCCCTGGGTGTTCGGTTTCCACCCGAAGACTTTCTCGTTGTACCACGGCTGGGTCAGCAACCTGAAGCCGAACCTGATGGCGAACAATCGGACCAAATATATCCGGGTCGATCCGGTCCGGCGCGCCGAACTCCGCAAAGACTGGAACCGGCCGGTGCTCTGGCCTCTCGCTATCGGCGGCGCGGCCTTGATTCTGTTGCTGATGCCTGCGGTTAGCGCCTACCGCCGCCGCACCCACCGGCCCGTGTCCGAAATATCGAAGATTCAAACGGAAGCCATTCGATGA
- a CDS encoding ABC transporter permease yields the protein MIYYIIRRLLYAFPILIGINILTFVLFFVVNGPDDMARMQLGQKHVTPQAIQNWKQQHGYDKPLLWNEEAKGGDKLTETIFYRKTVGLFLFRFGVSDSGRNIGADIRQRMWPSLALALPTLVVGLLINIGFALLMVLFRGSYLEFGGLVLCVVLMSISSLFYIIGGQFAIGKLMKLVPISGYDEGFGAFKFLILPVVIGVISGIGSGVRWYRTLFLEEVGKDYVRTARAKGLTETQTLFRHVLPNAMIPILTGVVVVLPLLFMGSLIMESFFGIPGLGSYTIDAINSQDFAMVRAMVFLGSILYVLGLLLTDISYTLVDPRVRLS from the coding sequence ATGATCTACTACATTATCCGCCGCCTGCTGTACGCGTTTCCGATCTTGATCGGGATCAACATCCTGACTTTCGTGCTGTTCTTTGTCGTGAACGGCCCCGACGACATGGCCCGGATGCAACTCGGCCAGAAGCATGTGACGCCGCAGGCGATCCAGAACTGGAAACAGCAGCATGGCTATGACAAGCCGCTGCTTTGGAATGAAGAAGCAAAGGGCGGCGACAAACTGACCGAGACGATTTTTTACCGGAAGACGGTCGGCCTGTTCCTGTTCCGTTTCGGCGTGTCCGACAGCGGCCGCAACATCGGCGCGGACATCCGGCAGCGCATGTGGCCGAGCCTGGCGCTCGCGTTGCCGACGCTGGTGGTCGGTCTGCTGATCAATATCGGCTTCGCGCTGTTGATGGTGCTGTTCCGGGGCAGCTATCTCGAATTCGGCGGGCTGGTGCTGTGCGTGGTCCTAATGTCGATCTCGTCCTTGTTCTACATCATCGGCGGCCAGTTCGCGATCGGCAAGCTGATGAAGCTGGTGCCGATTTCCGGCTACGACGAAGGCTTCGGCGCGTTCAAGTTTCTGATCCTGCCGGTGGTGATCGGCGTGATTTCGGGCATCGGTTCGGGCGTGCGCTGGTACCGGACCCTGTTCCTCGAAGAAGTCGGCAAGGATTACGTGCGCACCGCCCGCGCCAAAGGCCTGACCGAAACGCAAACCCTGTTCCGGCACGTGCTGCCGAATGCGATGATCCCGATCCTGACCGGCGTGGTGGTCGTATTGCCGCTCCTGTTCATGGGCAGCCTGATCATGGAATCGTTTTTCGGCATTCCGGGGCTCGGCAGCTACACGATCGACGCGATCAACAGCCAGGATTTCGCGATGGTGCGGGCGATGGTGTTTCTGGGGTCGATTTTGTATGTGCTGGGGCTGTTGTTGACCGATATTTCTTATACGTTGGTCGATCCGCGGGTGAGGTTGTCATAA